The genomic window TCACAAAAGTATGAAAAACCCACCCACAAGATATGCTAAAAACTCCGGAAATATTATAATCAACAATCAAAATACTATAAAAAACAAAGGTATTATAAACATTATTTTTTTTATCTAATAAAACTTGCTTTTATTTTTTATATAATTATACATTAGAATATAAAAATCAAGTAAAAAATTTTAAATTGATTATAGTATTTAATGATTCACCTACATTGACATAGCCATTATAGCCTTCTTGAAGCCACTTGAAATCCATGAAAAATAGTAGAAAAAGCAAAAGAGCTAGGGATGTCAGCAATAGCAGTTACTGACTATCATGGAATGTACTGATCTATAGAATTTTATGAAAATGCAGAAAAAAACTGAATAAAACCAATTTTATGAACAGAATTGTTTCTAAGTCTAGACCTACAAAACAAACATGAAAAAACCACACCACAAAACATAGTACTAATTGCTAAAAATATTGATTGATACCAAAATTTATTGAAACTTGTATCATTTGCTCATACTACCTGATACAATCAAAAGCCAAGGATTGATTTTGAGACATTACAAACATTTAGCAAATGACTTATCTGAATAGTTTGATGAGAGAACAGCTTTTTAGGAAGTATGATACTTTCATGAGAAGAAGACAAAAAAATTGAAGATATTACAAAAAAACTAAATGAGATTTTTGAATGAGAAGTTTATTATGAAATAATGGCACAAGATGAGACAAAACTTAAAGAAACAAAAAAAATAAATCAAAAATTAATTGAGATTGCTTCATCTAATTGAACTCAACTGATTATATGAAATGATTATTCATACCCAGAAAAAACAGATAAAAAAGCTTATGAAGTTTTATTATGCATTAAAGAAAACCAAAAATACACCAAATCATTTATACAATGAGATTATCACATAAAATCAGAAGAGGAAATCAGAAAAATCATGAAAAAAAACAATTATGATGAAGAGAGCATAAATAAGATGATAGAAAACAATCACAAAGTAAGTGAAAAGATCGATTTGCAATTACCATTATGACAAATATTATTTCCCAAATATCAGTCAGA from Candidatus Absconditicoccus praedator includes these protein-coding regions:
- a CDS encoding PHP domain-containing protein; protein product: MIHLHGHSHYSLLEATGNPGKIVEKAKELGMSAIAVTDYHGMYGSIEFYENAEKNGIKPILGTELFLSLDLQNKHEKTTPQNIVLIAKNIDGYQNLLKLVSFAHTTGYNQKPRIDFETLQTFSKGLIGIVGGENSFLGSMILSGEEDKKIEDITKKLNEIFEGEVYYEIMAQDETKLKETKKINQKLIEIASSNGTQLIIGNDYSYPEKTDKKAYEVLLCIKENQKYTKSFIQGDYHIKSEEEIRKIMKKNNYDEESINKMIENNHKVSEKIDLQLPLGQILFPKYQSDEDIKKLYEIHKNDLITN